Proteins from a genomic interval of Coraliomargarita sinensis:
- a CDS encoding YdjY domain-containing protein, with translation MTAKPNHLRGSLSRAFLVCMMTGASLPAKEAASGKGEGQFPQGDLRVTETELKFPGLVIDRETQEIRMDATVCLDSGILEYVVCRKGTFEHESIFVTEVKAEILHTALLLVGLEPFPMTGGLKETWWRSARKAEKSLLRIDVEWAIGDSVVRENIANMFRRNTGNSEASADGERGGFREDVPEGVSSAWVFTGSKLRMLDNGERHYTADSVGTVVGIWANQNSVIQYGKKTLNPYRGKNQGMAVNEYYVPELGTKVQLVFSKYTPFDAE, from the coding sequence ATGACAGCAAAACCAAACCATCTACGGGGTTCACTCTCGCGCGCCTTTCTCGTTTGCATGATGACGGGAGCGTCACTTCCCGCAAAGGAAGCGGCTTCGGGGAAAGGGGAAGGTCAATTCCCGCAGGGGGATCTGCGCGTAACGGAAACCGAACTCAAATTTCCCGGTTTGGTGATTGACCGCGAGACCCAGGAAATACGGATGGACGCCACGGTCTGTCTCGACTCGGGGATTCTTGAGTACGTGGTATGCCGTAAAGGCACCTTCGAGCATGAATCGATTTTCGTGACGGAGGTTAAAGCGGAGATTCTACATACAGCCTTGTTGCTGGTCGGGCTGGAACCGTTTCCTATGACAGGCGGGTTAAAGGAAACGTGGTGGAGAAGCGCCCGGAAGGCTGAAAAGTCCTTGCTTCGGATTGATGTGGAGTGGGCGATCGGTGATTCAGTGGTGCGGGAAAACATCGCGAATATGTTCCGTAGAAACACCGGGAACAGTGAAGCAAGCGCCGACGGCGAGAGGGGCGGGTTTCGGGAAGACGTACCTGAAGGCGTATCCAGCGCCTGGGTTTTCACAGGTTCAAAGCTGCGTATGCTGGATAATGGTGAACGTCACTATACGGCCGACTCCGTCGGTACGGTCGTCGGCATCTGGGCCAACCAAAACTCGGTGATTCAATATGGCAAGAAAACCCTTAATCCCTATCGCGGAAAAAACCAGGGGATGGCCGTCAATGAGTATTATGTCCCTGAGCTAGGCACAAAGGTTCAATTGGTCTTCTCTAAATACACACCCTTCGATGCAGAATGA
- a CDS encoding DUF6288 domain-containing protein codes for MKKILAVSVVLLAMGSALFAGELRLSRHYTSDMVLQREKPVLIRGFAEKGSEVTITFSGQTKETKTNEKGEWSVTLDPMSASAEGRELTCRIPATGEKVVLENVVVGDVFVFARQRTIDVSLGRDEAGKKAASDVASVRVIKIKTVPAYDLQPDLAKEATSGWTPLSKEAALSMDAAAFYMARDLAGTADVPVGIIDINLGRHFPIGWMSREALLETGKVFPGKGNRVNGMIEMMDNYANPDEQQKYKDSQRLYPRPPAKEDARFPAAGYNAVLHPLRGLAVRALLLQLGNNYTYYPYAVLEREGEHTNRRFAAQAFDDCYLVRKWCLYLAPTTTPRLPNEWRDVFGDATLPIGWITPPGSDLDTLGRHHREMRELQRQAAEKEEGVDLILPGTENIDLSAQPADDELLGSRCLAWLEGAVYKPDEAAPTGPLFERVELKGSTAQVFFKKGTAKGLKADEDALDYFEVAAATVSENPNIATNGNLIYTPAKATIDGKTIRLSSDTVQEIAYVRYNWREKPDQGLTAANGLPAFPFSTDGTPFPERIDTSGEEKLPPEFFMSIADWDNEGPVIYDGNLRTSLDDGDAMGPTGILATIAYRQNLFVNNTYAGSPAEGKLFHGDFIYGVNGKPFGKNVKADLAEAIVLAETEEANGILSLNVLRDEKKTTVDIQLEVLGSYSETSPYNCPKTNRIVAEAEARLARAGGPKGGGGRMGHPVFSNAEAMFLLAAGTPEYQGLVRRHVYKRIATTDLSKPIDPNGRDSQGGPWDLSADMLLIAEYYLATGDRNVLPYLKHKCDSLTSIQIRHPDEEGPWPEVQNIGQMGGWRHNFYGRATYGTMPAVGVPAVLGYHLAKEAGVEYNPVGYERAVHWFHHNGAQIGSIVYGYFKEPRTSRKPIDPDKLAAGKLDPGNGGVAGAAILYDLRGNEEIAKINSYFATHSYNNTYYAHGGHFWANLYTPLGAKVDGRESFQFFMKGYRDYATIKRMPDYSREQGYSHYLADVAPRERLRILGAHESVFSANPPEALQAALEAYYKRDYGACEKAVSALLATGRLKGLDLKKAEQLRDAAVLIQESIALDLARLHRLISEKKPYEAGLDLTQLKAVMPESSAELAAIEAALAQPEMEKLVRDDKRRLKAYQESLALKLSADKKEEGSPGWLEIVSQSQGRYAIRSENPTPSIWRMKVVESAQQAPEGWTGPGFDDSDWSEVTLPINWRENHTILLRTPFDIEDPAAVKALRFNQFAKHLSHMKVFINGRAVAKISAVSGGREVGIPLNDHALKLLKKGRNTLSATYKNHLRWGGRGRPDGGGLNITLEMQEK; via the coding sequence ATGAAAAAAATTCTCGCAGTAAGCGTCGTTTTACTGGCGATGGGTTCGGCGCTTTTCGCCGGCGAACTCCGGTTGAGCCGACACTACACGAGCGATATGGTGTTGCAGCGGGAGAAACCGGTGCTGATCCGCGGCTTTGCCGAAAAAGGAAGCGAGGTCACCATCACCTTTTCGGGACAAACCAAAGAGACCAAAACAAATGAAAAAGGTGAATGGTCCGTCACGCTCGACCCCATGTCCGCTTCGGCCGAAGGCCGTGAGCTCACGTGTCGGATACCAGCCACCGGAGAAAAGGTCGTGCTGGAGAATGTGGTTGTAGGGGACGTGTTCGTCTTTGCCCGGCAGAGAACCATCGATGTCAGCCTCGGACGTGATGAGGCCGGCAAGAAAGCGGCGTCAGATGTCGCTTCCGTAAGAGTGATCAAAATCAAGACTGTCCCGGCTTACGATTTGCAACCGGATCTGGCAAAAGAAGCCACCAGCGGATGGACCCCCCTCAGCAAGGAAGCTGCACTCAGCATGGATGCCGCCGCTTTCTACATGGCAAGGGATCTCGCCGGAACGGCGGACGTGCCCGTTGGGATCATCGACATCAATCTGGGCCGCCACTTCCCCATCGGCTGGATGAGCAGAGAAGCCCTGCTCGAGACCGGCAAAGTCTTCCCCGGTAAGGGGAACCGCGTCAACGGGATGATCGAAATGATGGACAACTACGCCAACCCTGACGAGCAGCAGAAGTACAAGGACTCACAGCGGCTTTATCCCCGCCCCCCTGCCAAAGAGGACGCACGTTTTCCGGCCGCAGGGTATAACGCCGTCCTGCACCCCCTGCGTGGGTTAGCGGTTCGAGCGCTGCTGCTGCAGCTTGGTAACAATTATACCTACTATCCTTACGCCGTGCTTGAACGGGAAGGCGAACACACCAATCGACGCTTTGCCGCTCAAGCCTTCGACGATTGCTACCTGGTCCGTAAATGGTGTCTTTATCTGGCCCCGACGACGACGCCCAGGCTGCCGAACGAGTGGCGTGACGTCTTCGGCGACGCCACCCTCCCCATTGGCTGGATCACCCCGCCGGGATCGGATCTGGATACATTGGGTCGCCACCATAGGGAGATGCGTGAACTCCAACGCCAAGCCGCAGAAAAGGAAGAAGGCGTTGATCTAATTTTGCCGGGGACGGAAAACATCGACCTCAGCGCCCAGCCGGCAGATGACGAGCTTCTCGGCTCACGCTGCCTGGCCTGGCTGGAGGGAGCTGTTTACAAGCCGGACGAGGCGGCTCCCACCGGACCGCTCTTTGAGCGGGTCGAGTTGAAGGGTTCCACCGCACAGGTCTTTTTCAAGAAGGGGACGGCCAAAGGCCTCAAGGCGGATGAAGATGCTTTGGATTACTTTGAAGTCGCCGCGGCCACTGTCAGCGAAAACCCCAATATAGCTACCAACGGCAATCTGATCTATACCCCGGCAAAGGCAACGATCGACGGAAAGACCATACGTCTCTCCTCGGATACGGTCCAAGAGATTGCCTATGTGCGCTACAACTGGAGGGAGAAACCCGACCAGGGCCTGACCGCCGCAAACGGCCTGCCGGCATTTCCTTTCAGTACCGATGGAACCCCCTTCCCCGAGCGCATCGATACCAGCGGTGAAGAGAAACTGCCACCCGAGTTTTTTATGTCCATCGCCGATTGGGATAACGAAGGCCCCGTTATCTATGACGGCAATCTGAGGACCAGCCTGGACGATGGAGACGCGATGGGCCCGACCGGTATTCTGGCAACCATTGCCTACCGGCAGAATCTCTTTGTCAACAACACCTATGCGGGCTCCCCGGCAGAAGGAAAGCTCTTCCACGGGGACTTCATCTATGGCGTAAACGGCAAGCCGTTTGGGAAAAACGTGAAGGCTGACCTGGCCGAAGCGATCGTCCTGGCAGAAACGGAGGAGGCCAACGGGATCCTCAGCCTGAATGTGTTGCGCGATGAAAAAAAGACGACCGTCGATATCCAGCTTGAGGTGCTCGGAAGCTATAGCGAAACGTCCCCTTACAATTGCCCCAAGACGAACCGTATTGTGGCCGAGGCCGAAGCCCGTCTCGCGAGGGCCGGTGGACCAAAGGGCGGGGGTGGAAGAATGGGACATCCCGTTTTCAGTAACGCCGAAGCCATGTTCCTGCTGGCCGCCGGCACACCGGAGTACCAGGGCCTGGTGCGACGCCATGTCTACAAACGGATTGCAACTACCGACCTCAGCAAACCAATAGACCCCAACGGCAGGGATTCTCAGGGCGGACCGTGGGATCTTTCAGCCGATATGCTTCTGATTGCGGAATACTATTTGGCAACTGGTGACAGGAATGTTCTTCCCTACCTCAAGCATAAGTGTGACAGCCTGACTTCCATTCAGATTCGTCATCCCGACGAGGAAGGCCCCTGGCCCGAAGTGCAAAACATCGGCCAGATGGGCGGATGGCGTCATAATTTTTATGGCAGAGCCACCTACGGCACGATGCCGGCGGTCGGTGTCCCTGCAGTGCTCGGCTACCATCTGGCCAAAGAAGCGGGGGTCGAATACAACCCCGTCGGCTACGAGCGAGCCGTCCACTGGTTCCACCACAACGGCGCCCAAATCGGAAGTATTGTCTATGGGTATTTCAAGGAACCCAGAACAAGCCGCAAGCCCATCGACCCGGACAAACTGGCAGCCGGGAAGCTTGATCCCGGCAACGGAGGCGTTGCCGGCGCCGCCATTCTGTATGACCTTCGCGGAAACGAGGAGATCGCCAAGATCAATTCCTATTTCGCAACCCATTCCTACAACAACACCTATTATGCACACGGCGGCCACTTCTGGGCCAACCTCTACACCCCGCTTGGCGCTAAAGTAGACGGCAGGGAATCCTTTCAGTTCTTCATGAAGGGCTATCGCGATTACGCAACCATCAAACGGATGCCCGACTACAGCCGTGAGCAGGGATATAGTCATTACTTGGCCGATGTCGCTCCAAGGGAGCGTCTACGCATTCTCGGCGCACACGAATCTGTCTTTAGTGCTAATCCGCCAGAGGCTTTGCAAGCTGCCCTGGAGGCCTACTACAAACGCGACTACGGTGCTTGCGAGAAGGCCGTGAGTGCACTCCTGGCAACGGGAAGACTGAAGGGGCTGGATCTGAAAAAGGCAGAGCAACTTCGGGACGCGGCCGTTCTGATCCAGGAGAGCATTGCCCTCGACCTGGCCAGGCTACACAGGCTGATCTCCGAGAAAAAACCCTACGAAGCCGGACTTGACCTGACCCAGCTCAAAGCGGTGATGCCGGAAAGCAGTGCTGAGCTGGCCGCCATCGAGGCGGCTTTGGCTCAACCGGAGATGGAGAAACTCGTCCGGGATGACAAAAGGCGGCTCAAGGCCTATCAGGAATCCCTGGCCCTCAAACTTTCTGCAGATAAGAAAGAAGAAGGCAGTCCGGGGTGGCTGGAGATTGTCAGTCAAAGCCAGGGGAGATATGCCATACGTTCCGAAAACCCCACGCCTTCAATCTGGCGCATGAAGGTTGTCGAGTCGGCCCAACAGGCTCCCGAGGGATGGACCGGGCCCGGCTTTGACGACAGCGACTGGAGCGAGGTAACCCTTCCCATCAATTGGCGGGAAAACCATACGATACTCCTTCGTACTCCCTTTGATATCGAAGACCCCGCCGCTGTAAAAGCGCTGCGCTTCAACCAATTCGCAAAGCACCTGAGTCACATGAAGGTGTTCATCAATGGCCGAGCCGTCGCCAAGATCAGCGCCGTCAGCGGCGGCAGGGAAGTCGGCATTCCCCTGAATGATCATGCCCTGAAACTTCTCAAGAAAGGCAGGAACACCCTTTCCGCAACCTACAAGAATCACCTGCGCTGGGGCGGACGGGGGCGCCCCGACGGTGGGGGGCTCAACATCACCCTTGAGATGCAGGAAAAGTAG
- a CDS encoding sugar phosphate isomerase/epimerase family protein has protein sequence MIKIGCFALVNPFSPLDAQFQAIRDRGFDYADLTDSHDGALLGNEFGFTAAASLDAHPSQVRRMVEKHGLTLTAVCAHANLLDPTAPDTYGTAQIIKAIRLARDLGVKQVITTEGDPKTDFGHNLSYEERIFTIAEKLHWPVQWAEELGIELLIEPHGMVTDDMVATAELLERIGHTDTVGLNLDTGNLWLGGGDNLEYIDRFADRIKHVHWKDLDAEWEPKRGQQFGCGMGLLALGDGVIGLPEIAAELKRRGFDGPTTLEIFGDEAVKTSAERLREWFA, from the coding sequence ATGATTAAAATCGGCTGCTTCGCCCTCGTTAATCCCTTTAGTCCACTGGACGCCCAGTTTCAGGCCATCCGTGATCGCGGCTTCGACTATGCGGATCTGACCGACAGCCACGACGGTGCTTTGCTGGGAAACGAGTTCGGCTTCACTGCGGCGGCGAGTCTCGATGCGCACCCTTCCCAGGTCCGCCGGATGGTGGAAAAACATGGGCTCACACTGACGGCAGTATGCGCCCATGCCAACCTGCTCGATCCCACGGCTCCCGACACCTACGGGACGGCGCAAATTATCAAAGCCATCCGGCTGGCTCGTGATCTCGGCGTCAAGCAAGTGATCACCACCGAGGGGGACCCGAAAACGGACTTCGGTCACAACCTGAGTTATGAGGAGCGTATCTTCACCATTGCTGAAAAACTCCACTGGCCGGTGCAATGGGCGGAGGAGCTTGGCATCGAATTACTGATCGAACCGCACGGCATGGTGACGGATGATATGGTCGCCACGGCTGAGCTGCTGGAGCGTATCGGGCACACGGATACAGTCGGGCTCAATTTGGACACAGGGAATCTCTGGCTGGGTGGCGGCGACAATCTCGAGTACATCGATCGTTTCGCCGACCGCATCAAGCATGTTCACTGGAAGGACCTCGACGCGGAGTGGGAGCCCAAGCGCGGCCAGCAATTCGGATGTGGCATGGGCCTGTTGGCGCTGGGAGACGGCGTGATCGGTCTGCCGGAGATCGCAGCGGAATTGAAACGGCGTGGCTTTGACGGTCCAACCACTCTGGAAATATTTGGCGATGAAGCCGTGAAAACCTCCGCCGAGCGTTTGCGGGAGTGGTTCGCGTAG
- a CDS encoding glycosyl hydrolase, which translates to MTKPLCLIFRFLAIAFILLGASCRLADRHSGARHTSSTLKQENFENPPLEARPSALWTWMNAHVDRDQLTHELEEMKDKGMRGAIIWDMGALIDPEKLIPEGPAYLGPESLENIHHAIKEAGRLGLEMGISGASSWNSGGPWIEPELGCQTLAWTSTEVSGPKALNLKLPLPEETRNPTRRLAVIAIPSGQGPIETDQAYRLDGNVDADGILAWDMPEGDWEIIHFVSTHTGQGLMCPSPNSHGPMIDHLSAEATRKHIGHVLKTITEDGEDLGALKTLFLDSYEVKTPIDWTPVFSTAFQEAYAYDPLPWLPVLAGKTVVNEDLSQRFRHDYGKLVSDLAIENHYALANDIANEHGLQLLAEAGHGGYARFDTLKALGAVDIPMGEFWNHRKNWCTKEAASAANLYGKKFVNAESMTGWQHWQDGPQAYKRLTDIAFCAGLNQITFHTFAHQPPGSGLPGYAYHAGEHFNVNLTWWPQARPLLDALSRSSYLLQQGTFVADVVAYYGDGAPNLVPARRLTPTIEPRWTDDKCLHCGTPKPVDLSTLGQSHDYDYLNQEILIEQMEVRDGKLVLPSGMEYRLLVLPKSRSISLASLKKIEQLVREGATVTGAKPLRSNSMAHYPDCDLQVRTLADKLWGDCDGNRVKSHRYGKGQIFWNVPLNEVLARIGVVPDFTVEGIDNSGRKIDYIHRSTGKQEIYFICNTSDDALRFQAGFRVGEGYVPSFWNAEDGRVSPCYEYKQKDGRTYLPLDLAPAESVFVVFTQQKAKEHFVTIDRPLGAELKVLNLSHESATAHVWQAGSYAFRTSHGRNGRWEVETDPQVQTIDGPWQLRFPLNRGAPDAVKLPQLVDWTRHPEAGVKYFSGTATYEKSFDLAQTPDDGTPLILDLGKVKEVAVVRVNGKEAGTLWKEPYRIDIAELVRGGQNKLEVKVTNVWNNRLVGDTRSAGKKKITKTNISRLFEPDSPLLPSGLMGPVTLSAPVLVDAVWE; encoded by the coding sequence ATGACCAAACCACTTTGCCTTATCTTCCGTTTTCTTGCCATAGCATTCATTTTGCTCGGTGCATCCTGTCGGCTGGCAGACAGGCATTCGGGGGCCCGTCACACCAGCAGCACGCTCAAGCAGGAGAACTTTGAAAATCCCCCTCTGGAGGCGCGGCCCTCGGCTCTCTGGACCTGGATGAACGCGCATGTGGATCGGGACCAACTCACGCATGAACTGGAAGAGATGAAAGACAAAGGGATGCGCGGCGCCATTATATGGGATATGGGCGCGCTCATTGATCCGGAAAAGCTCATCCCGGAGGGCCCCGCCTATCTGGGGCCGGAGTCCCTGGAGAACATCCACCACGCAATCAAGGAAGCCGGTCGCCTCGGGCTGGAGATGGGTATCTCCGGCGCCAGCAGTTGGAACTCGGGAGGGCCGTGGATTGAACCGGAGCTTGGTTGCCAGACACTCGCCTGGACGAGCACCGAGGTAAGCGGGCCGAAAGCGCTTAACCTGAAGCTACCGCTCCCGGAGGAGACGCGGAACCCGACCCGCAGACTTGCGGTGATTGCCATCCCAAGCGGTCAGGGCCCTATCGAGACCGACCAGGCCTACCGACTCGACGGGAATGTGGATGCGGACGGCATACTCGCCTGGGACATGCCGGAAGGAGATTGGGAAATCATCCATTTTGTCAGCACGCACACCGGGCAGGGCTTGATGTGTCCGAGCCCGAACTCCCATGGTCCGATGATTGACCATCTCAGCGCCGAGGCCACTCGCAAGCATATCGGGCATGTTCTGAAGACCATTACTGAAGACGGGGAAGACCTTGGCGCGCTCAAGACCCTTTTTCTCGATAGCTATGAGGTAAAAACGCCGATCGACTGGACACCTGTGTTTTCAACTGCTTTTCAAGAAGCCTACGCTTATGACCCGCTGCCCTGGCTGCCGGTGTTGGCCGGAAAAACCGTGGTCAACGAAGACCTGAGCCAGCGCTTCCGGCACGACTATGGTAAACTGGTCAGCGACCTCGCGATCGAGAACCACTACGCACTGGCGAATGACATCGCCAATGAGCACGGTTTGCAACTGCTGGCTGAAGCCGGCCATGGTGGCTATGCGCGCTTTGATACCCTGAAGGCACTCGGTGCGGTGGATATTCCGATGGGTGAATTCTGGAACCACCGCAAGAACTGGTGCACCAAGGAAGCGGCCAGTGCGGCCAATCTATATGGCAAGAAGTTCGTCAATGCCGAGTCGATGACCGGCTGGCAGCACTGGCAGGACGGCCCGCAGGCCTACAAGCGGCTCACGGATATCGCCTTCTGCGCAGGGCTCAACCAAATTACCTTCCATACCTTTGCCCACCAACCTCCGGGGTCCGGCCTGCCCGGTTATGCCTATCACGCTGGCGAGCATTTTAACGTCAACCTGACTTGGTGGCCCCAAGCTCGCCCGCTGCTCGACGCGCTTTCGCGCAGCTCGTATCTGCTGCAACAGGGCACCTTCGTAGCCGATGTCGTCGCCTACTACGGCGACGGCGCACCCAACCTGGTGCCCGCCCGTCGACTGACGCCGACCATCGAGCCAAGGTGGACGGATGACAAATGCCTGCACTGCGGCACGCCGAAACCGGTCGACCTCTCGACGCTCGGACAGTCACATGACTACGATTATTTAAACCAGGAAATCCTCATCGAGCAAATGGAAGTCCGGGATGGTAAACTCGTTTTACCCAGCGGGATGGAATACCGCTTACTGGTTTTACCGAAATCCCGTTCGATCTCGCTGGCCAGCCTTAAGAAAATCGAGCAACTCGTTCGCGAAGGCGCCACGGTAACAGGCGCCAAGCCACTGCGCTCCAACAGCATGGCACACTACCCGGACTGCGACCTGCAAGTGCGCACCCTTGCCGATAAGCTGTGGGGTGATTGTGATGGCAACCGGGTCAAGAGCCATCGCTACGGCAAAGGACAAATTTTCTGGAATGTTCCGCTCAACGAAGTGCTTGCCCGCATCGGTGTTGTCCCCGACTTCACCGTCGAAGGGATCGACAATTCCGGCCGGAAGATCGACTACATCCACCGCAGTACCGGGAAGCAGGAAATCTACTTCATCTGCAACACAAGCGATGATGCCCTCCGTTTCCAAGCGGGCTTCCGGGTGGGCGAAGGCTACGTGCCGAGCTTCTGGAATGCGGAAGACGGCCGAGTCTCTCCATGTTATGAATACAAACAGAAGGATGGCCGAACCTACCTGCCCCTCGACCTCGCACCGGCGGAATCTGTGTTCGTGGTCTTCACTCAGCAAAAAGCAAAGGAGCACTTTGTCACGATCGACCGGCCCCTTGGTGCTGAACTCAAAGTCCTCAATCTCTCGCATGAAAGCGCCACCGCTCATGTCTGGCAGGCCGGCAGTTATGCCTTCCGGACTTCGCATGGCCGCAACGGCCGTTGGGAAGTAGAAACGGATCCGCAAGTCCAAACCATCGATGGGCCATGGCAGCTACGCTTTCCCCTGAACCGCGGGGCACCCGATGCAGTGAAGCTACCACAGCTTGTCGACTGGACGCGGCATCCGGAGGCGGGAGTGAAATACTTCTCCGGCACAGCCACTTACGAGAAATCCTTCGACTTAGCGCAAACACCCGATGACGGGACCCCGCTCATCCTTGATCTTGGCAAGGTAAAAGAGGTCGCCGTCGTCCGGGTCAACGGCAAAGAAGCCGGAACTCTCTGGAAAGAACCCTACCGGATCGATATCGCCGAGTTGGTCCGCGGCGGGCAGAACAAGCTGGAGGTTAAAGTCACCAACGTGTGGAACAACCGCCTGGTCGGTGACACGAGGAGCGCCGGAAAAAAGAAGATCACGAAGACGAACATCAGCCGCCTCTTTGAGCCGGATTCCCCCCTCCTACCCTCTGGCCTGATGGGGCCGGTGACGCTCTCGGCGCCCGTCTTGGTCGATGCAGTATGGGAGTAG
- a CDS encoding methyltransferase, whose amino-acid sequence MQTTLMNDNTAIQFRHLKRLTHAESATATSVQALMDMATGYWQAAALSAAVEIGVFSCISGSTATAVTIAESCQADPACMADLLDALTGLGILDKEDATYRLNAKFAPYLNPESPTCMLGALQYNSKLYSLWGKLAKCVKSGTPAAPPEAHLGGNPEATREFVMAMHARALGIAPMILPTLPVEPDARLLDVGSGPGTFSRMLAERSPMLKVTQFDLPHILFHAGQLTESSTAREQIEFVAGDYRETSLPDGHDAILYCGALHQETPETAKKLLRKFRDALPSRGRLIIVDLMTEPGRATPVFGALFSLNMKLFNPGAQVYSTDQVDTLLTEAGFDSITHEALEPSPYYCTTCIKS is encoded by the coding sequence ATGCAGACCACTCTCATGAATGACAATACGGCCATCCAATTCCGCCACCTCAAGCGACTTACCCATGCTGAGTCGGCCACCGCCACGAGTGTGCAGGCCCTCATGGACATGGCAACCGGGTACTGGCAGGCGGCGGCTCTCTCGGCGGCTGTTGAAATCGGGGTCTTTTCCTGCATTTCGGGTTCAACCGCAACTGCGGTGACGATTGCCGAAAGCTGCCAAGCCGACCCGGCCTGCATGGCCGACTTGCTCGATGCCTTAACCGGCCTTGGGATTTTGGACAAGGAAGACGCGACCTACCGCCTGAACGCAAAGTTTGCCCCCTACTTGAACCCCGAAAGCCCGACCTGCATGTTGGGTGCGCTGCAGTACAACAGCAAACTCTACTCGCTCTGGGGCAAGCTGGCGAAATGCGTCAAAAGCGGGACACCAGCGGCCCCGCCAGAGGCCCACCTCGGGGGCAACCCGGAGGCGACACGAGAGTTCGTCATGGCGATGCATGCACGCGCGCTGGGCATCGCTCCCATGATTCTGCCGACGCTGCCCGTCGAACCCGACGCCAGGCTCCTCGATGTGGGAAGCGGACCGGGCACTTTCAGCCGTATGCTTGCCGAGCGTTCCCCGATGCTGAAAGTCACCCAATTTGACCTGCCGCACATCCTTTTCCACGCTGGCCAACTCACCGAGAGCAGCACCGCGCGGGAACAAATCGAATTTGTGGCGGGAGATTACCGGGAGACTTCCCTACCCGACGGTCATGACGCCATCCTTTACTGCGGCGCGCTTCATCAGGAAACGCCCGAAACGGCAAAAAAGTTGTTACGTAAATTCCGCGACGCGCTACCGAGCCGCGGCCGACTTATAATCGTCGATCTCATGACCGAACCGGGCCGGGCCACTCCTGTGTTCGGCGCCTTGTTTTCGTTAAATATGAAGCTCTTTAATCCGGGGGCGCAGGTTTACTCCACCGATCAGGTCGACACCCTGCTCACGGAAGCCGGTTTTGATTCGATCACTCACGAGGCTCTGGAACCGAGCCCCTACTATTGCACGACATGCATCAAATCATGA